A part of Fimbriiglobus ruber genomic DNA contains:
- a CDS encoding thiamine-phosphate kinase, with protein sequence MSAGEFDYIRWIRGRTPGDPRVLVGPGDDCAVLAPRAAATLVTTDMLMDGVDFILADVGPRAAGRKAMAVNLSDIAAMAGAPTAVVVSAALPQVSPAARGEEGRTLAEEVFHGLREIADRFDVPIVGGDTNTWAGPLVLSVTVLGEVTGRGPALRSGARPGDWVFVTGPVGGSILGRHLAPTPRIAEGQALHRLVALTATIDISDGLTADLNHILEESRCGAVLSADSIPIHPDAMELARRTGRPPLAHALGDGEDFELVFTVSPADGAKLLREQPIAGLRLVKIGECVASGLWLEEGGSRQPLDPAGWVHAL encoded by the coding sequence ATGAGCGCCGGCGAATTTGATTACATCCGGTGGATTCGCGGCCGGACGCCCGGCGACCCGCGGGTACTCGTCGGGCCGGGCGACGACTGCGCGGTTCTCGCGCCGCGGGCAGCCGCCACGCTCGTCACCACCGACATGCTCATGGACGGCGTCGACTTCATTCTCGCCGACGTCGGCCCGCGGGCGGCCGGGCGGAAGGCGATGGCGGTGAACCTGAGCGACATCGCCGCGATGGCCGGCGCGCCGACCGCCGTCGTCGTCAGCGCCGCGCTGCCCCAAGTCTCACCGGCGGCCCGCGGAGAAGAAGGCCGCACGCTCGCGGAAGAAGTGTTTCACGGGCTGCGGGAAATCGCGGATCGGTTCGACGTACCTATTGTCGGCGGCGACACGAATACCTGGGCCGGCCCGCTCGTGCTATCGGTCACAGTGCTGGGTGAGGTAACGGGACGGGGGCCGGCGTTGCGGTCGGGCGCGCGGCCGGGGGACTGGGTGTTCGTGACCGGGCCGGTCGGCGGCAGCATCCTCGGCCGCCACCTCGCGCCGACCCCGCGGATCGCCGAGGGGCAAGCCCTGCATCGCCTGGTCGCGCTCACCGCCACGATCGACATCAGCGACGGACTCACGGCCGATTTGAACCACATTCTCGAAGAGAGCCGGTGCGGGGCCGTGCTGTCGGCGGACTCGATCCCGATCCACCCGGACGCGATGGAACTGGCTCGCCGCACTGGTCGACCGCCGTTAGCCCACGCGCTCGGGGACGGCGAAGACTTCGAGCTGGTGTTCACCGTCTCCCCGGCCGATGGCGCCAAGCTTTTGCGCGAGCAACCGATCGCCGGGTTGCGACTGGTCAAGATCGGCGAATGCGTGGCGTCCGGGCTGTGGCTGGAGGAGGGGGGAAGTCGTCAACCACTCGACCCTGCCGGGTGGGTTCACGCGCTGTGA
- a CDS encoding glycosyltransferase family 2 protein, producing METAPPAPRLSVIVCTYNRASFLPGCLASLRGAGVPDLEIVVVDDGSTDDTRQVIEQLNGPDVRYIYQVNKGLSTARNTGILASTGRYIAYLDSDDFWLPGVAADLVAFLDTHPDVGVVFADAKVGNPDEGYKSWAAWAGRAEFAALPATTDGPFRVFDRTAFYRLLIRRNLVFTGAVLQRRELVIDAGLFDAALNAAGDWELYLRMAARAMFAFHPGELAIYTFHDGQMTKDTDRMVREFCDVRRAHLSRVAVAPPEQAILRKSLKEESVYYAYKAYAREDYPTARERFRQVLRESGWDAKTAAYWLLSALPAPLTRGVRWVGRRLTGRRG from the coding sequence ATGGAAACTGCCCCGCCCGCCCCCCGGCTCAGCGTCATCGTTTGCACGTACAACCGCGCCTCGTTCCTGCCGGGCTGCCTCGCGTCGCTCCGCGGGGCCGGGGTGCCGGACCTGGAAATCGTCGTCGTCGACGACGGGTCGACGGACGACACCCGGCAAGTGATCGAGCAACTCAACGGGCCGGACGTCCGGTACATTTATCAGGTGAACAAGGGCCTTTCGACCGCCCGCAACACCGGCATCCTCGCCAGCACCGGCCGGTACATCGCCTACCTCGACTCGGACGACTTCTGGTTGCCCGGCGTCGCGGCCGACCTCGTGGCTTTCCTCGATACCCACCCTGATGTCGGCGTGGTGTTCGCGGACGCCAAGGTGGGCAACCCGGACGAGGGGTACAAGTCGTGGGCCGCGTGGGCCGGGCGGGCGGAGTTCGCGGCCCTACCCGCGACCACCGACGGCCCGTTCCGCGTCTTCGACCGGACCGCCTTCTACCGACTCCTCATTCGCCGCAATCTGGTGTTCACCGGCGCCGTCCTCCAGCGCCGCGAACTGGTGATCGACGCGGGTCTGTTCGACGCCGCCCTGAACGCCGCCGGGGACTGGGAACTGTATCTGCGGATGGCCGCCCGCGCGATGTTCGCGTTCCACCCCGGCGAGCTGGCGATCTACACGTTCCACGACGGCCAAATGACCAAGGACACGGACCGCATGGTCCGCGAGTTCTGCGACGTCCGCCGGGCCCACCTGAGCCGGGTGGCCGTCGCCCCGCCCGAGCAAGCGATCCTGCGGAAATCGCTCAAGGAAGAGTCAGTTTACTACGCGTACAAGGCTTACGCCCGCGAGGATTACCCGACCGCCCGCGAGCGGTTCCGGCAGGTTCTCCGCGAGTCCGGCTGGGACGCGAAGACAGCGGCCTACTGGCTGCTCTCCGCGCTCCCGGCGCCACTGACCCGCGGCGTCCGCTGGGTCGGCCGACGTCTGACCGGCCGGCGGGGGTGA